The Desulfuromonas versatilis genome has a segment encoding these proteins:
- a CDS encoding putative bifunctional diguanylate cyclase/phosphodiesterase: MIRPSPKNFVRFVKTQGHYLAIVFSVALLLLALNFAGVAENFVASDFEFHQNSRAIIKINLIFQRAYGQALEALQKGDAERFEEALDLMDAAIGYAGTRDYFSRETLQALTTAIEQTMDSLSLQFEQVAAGAGFDGAALDEAAQKAAEIFTSLSNEDVNNWTTTKLFGQHLDARFHKAKGYLACLAAFMVLLSLLLVYTASRRNRAERALQQANADLERRVAERTEELTESTRRLEEKSRLLRTIIDTIPAPIYYKDTAGRYLDCNRAFEGFFGIPRARVIGATAFDVAPPDLAGLYERSDRELLGQGGTQVYEASVIPAEGQKREVMFHKGVFANAAGMPGGLVGTMVDITERRRAEEALQASKEYYQTLVEALPHGVLECDTEGRIVFVNTALCRIKGQSAEELVGTPWWRVLVDPARHQQAAEKFAQILCEAPAPTPQVRTISRPGGQRIEVQIDWDYLRNKAGEVSGIIAVVTDITEQRQSKQTLESLAYFDPLTGLPNRNKFRECLEQIVGEAREFGWQAGVLFLDLDRFKHVNDLLGFERGNEVVGLLALQLREALGERGVIARIGGDKFACALPELSGESEIEQVAGNLLAAVGRPLHIGGHELQCSASIGIAMYPMAGQDADTLLQNADSAMHQAKSQTRGSCSFYSEDMKRGEMQRLALETHLRHALPRNELALHYQPQVHIASGRTVGVEALLRWSHPELGMVSPATFIPVAEESALILPIGQWILETACRQARSWQDDGLPPIRVSVNISGLQLKQPHFVDLMEQTLRRTGLGPEWLELELTETIMMENTEDNIRTLYQLKALGVHLSMDDFGTGYSSLSYLKRFPIDKLKIDRSFVRDLMTDPDDGAIAETIIAMAHGLGLEVIAEGVETADQLEFLQARHCDKCQGYFFSKPLPAAEIPAFLSRSLPGSWVVHL, from the coding sequence ATGATCCGACCCTCCCCCAAGAATTTCGTCCGTTTCGTAAAAACCCAGGGCCATTACCTGGCGATCGTTTTCTCGGTGGCGCTGCTGCTGCTCGCCCTCAATTTCGCCGGGGTGGCCGAAAACTTCGTCGCCTCCGACTTCGAGTTCCACCAGAACAGCAGGGCTATCATCAAGATCAACCTGATCTTTCAGCGGGCCTACGGCCAGGCCCTGGAGGCCCTGCAGAAAGGCGACGCCGAGCGTTTCGAGGAGGCCCTCGACCTGATGGACGCCGCCATCGGCTATGCCGGGACTCGCGACTACTTCAGCCGAGAGACTCTCCAGGCGCTGACGACCGCCATCGAACAGACCATGGACAGCCTGAGCCTGCAGTTCGAGCAGGTGGCAGCGGGGGCCGGTTTCGACGGCGCTGCCCTCGACGAAGCGGCCCAAAAAGCGGCGGAAATTTTCACCAGCCTCTCCAACGAGGACGTCAACAACTGGACCACCACCAAGCTCTTCGGCCAGCACCTCGATGCCCGGTTCCATAAGGCCAAGGGGTATCTTGCCTGCCTGGCGGCCTTCATGGTCCTTTTGAGCCTGCTGCTGGTCTATACCGCCTCCCGCCGCAACCGGGCCGAACGGGCCCTGCAGCAGGCCAACGCCGACCTGGAACGCCGGGTCGCCGAACGCACCGAGGAACTCACCGAAAGCACCCGGCGTCTGGAGGAGAAGTCCCGGCTGCTGCGCACCATCATCGACACCATCCCAGCGCCCATTTACTACAAGGACACCGCCGGCCGCTATCTCGACTGCAACAGGGCCTTCGAGGGGTTCTTCGGCATCCCCCGGGCCAGGGTCATCGGCGCCACGGCCTTCGACGTGGCCCCGCCCGACCTGGCCGGGCTCTACGAGCGGTCGGATCGCGAGCTGTTGGGCCAGGGCGGAACCCAGGTCTACGAAGCCTCGGTAATCCCCGCCGAGGGCCAAAAACGCGAGGTCATGTTCCACAAGGGGGTCTTCGCCAATGCCGCCGGAATGCCGGGGGGCCTGGTGGGGACCATGGTCGACATCACCGAACGGCGGCGGGCCGAAGAGGCCCTGCAGGCCAGCAAGGAATATTACCAGACGCTGGTCGAGGCCCTCCCCCACGGGGTTCTCGAATGCGACACCGAGGGAAGGATCGTCTTCGTCAACACGGCCCTCTGCCGGATCAAGGGCCAGTCCGCCGAAGAACTGGTGGGAACCCCGTGGTGGAGGGTCCTGGTCGATCCCGCACGCCATCAACAGGCCGCCGAGAAGTTTGCCCAAATCCTATGCGAAGCGCCGGCGCCGACCCCCCAGGTGCGGACCATCAGCCGCCCCGGCGGGCAGAGGATCGAGGTGCAGATCGACTGGGACTACCTGCGCAACAAGGCCGGCGAGGTCAGCGGCATCATCGCCGTGGTCACCGACATCACCGAACAGCGCCAGTCGAAACAGACGCTGGAGAGCCTCGCCTATTTCGATCCGCTGACTGGCCTGCCCAACCGCAACAAGTTCAGGGAATGCCTCGAGCAGATTGTCGGCGAAGCCCGGGAGTTCGGCTGGCAGGCCGGGGTCCTGTTCCTGGACCTGGACCGCTTCAAGCATGTCAACGACCTGCTCGGCTTCGAGAGGGGTAACGAGGTGGTGGGCCTCCTCGCGCTGCAGTTGCGCGAGGCGCTGGGCGAGCGGGGGGTGATCGCGCGAATCGGCGGCGACAAGTTCGCCTGCGCCCTGCCCGAGCTTTCCGGGGAGAGCGAAATCGAACAGGTGGCCGGCAACCTGCTTGCCGCCGTCGGCCGCCCCCTGCATATCGGGGGGCATGAACTGCAGTGCTCGGCCAGCATCGGCATCGCCATGTATCCCATGGCCGGCCAGGACGCCGATACCCTGCTGCAGAACGCCGATTCAGCAATGCACCAGGCAAAGTCGCAGACCCGGGGGAGCTGCAGCTTCTACTCCGAGGACATGAAACGGGGGGAGATGCAGCGCCTGGCCCTGGAAACCCATCTGCGCCACGCCCTGCCCCGCAACGAACTGGCGCTGCACTACCAGCCCCAGGTGCATATTGCAAGCGGCCGCACCGTCGGCGTCGAAGCCCTGCTGCGCTGGAGCCATCCGGAACTGGGCATGGTTTCGCCGGCCACCTTCATCCCGGTGGCCGAGGAGTCGGCGCTGATCCTCCCCATCGGCCAATGGATTCTCGAAACCGCCTGCCGCCAGGCCCGGAGCTGGCAGGATGACGGCCTGCCGCCGATCCGCGTCTCGGTCAACATCTCCGGCCTGCAGCTCAAGCAGCCCCACTTCGTCGACCTGATGGAGCAGACCCTGCGGCGCACCGGGCTGGGCCCGGAATGGCTGGAGCTGGAACTGACCGAGACCATCATGATGGAGAACACCGAGGACAATATCCGCACCCTCTACCAGCTGAAGGCGCTCGGGGTGCACCTCTCCATGGACGATTTCGGCACCGGCTATTCCTCCCTGAGCTACCTGAAGCGCTTCCCCATCGACAAGCTGAAAATCGACCGCTCCTTCGTGCGCGACCTGATGACCGACCCGGACGATGGCGCCATCGCCGAAACCATCATCGCCATGGCCCACGGCCTGGGCCTGGAGGTCATCGCCGAGGGGGTGGAGACCGCCGACCAGCTGGAGTTTCTCCAGGCCCGGCACTGCGACAAGTGCCAGGGGTATTTCTTCAGCAAGCCCCTGCCGGCCGCAGAGATCCCGGCATTTCTGAGCAGGAGCCTGCCCGGCAGCTGGGTGGTTCACCTCTGA
- a CDS encoding sensor domain-containing diguanylate cyclase gives MPALPKRFTTRQIKTHGAFALSTVLAIVLATLFLRHTLVKLSLQEAHTHQQQLARAIAHQFEGEIGHYLASLELVARSDTFSRLDHAKHIDPAIRGVDPALEPEKHRLLAGLIEPAGPFSAVFLMLPNGDNYLSHPFSTQRNLNQSNFADRPYFQAARETRSRVVTGGFLGASGNLAVVIDLPLLDEQGQLRAHLGGVFHLGRLSAILDESRRNEFDTGFLVDQTGHLIAHSNPEYLENGRSRNLADHPMLRPGADEKQGGGAPRTRTFTDPLSQKELLGTIVPLDWGWRLVLAKDLSGVYARNLPPILRISTLVALLLLGISGLGLATTWRIGRRWALADRALVESEARLKHIYDHSPVMMHSIDQQGQICNVNRKWLEVTGYQREEVIGRRADFLMNEESARRAFASVIPRMWKEGFVRDVPYRYIRKDGSEIDVLLNCDATIDPSGKPVSLSVVRDVTEQKEAEEELRRAKQELEIQVERRTAELRKTNEGLRQEIGERLRVEEKLRAAAITDELTGLLNRRGFFKMADHQLKVAQRAGRELLLCYCDLDGLKLINDLLGHATGDQAIIDAAEVLRRTFRQSDIIARLGGDEFVVLANETARDSEEALATRLHHHIDAHNRQHSRRFRLSLSFGSLLFDPENPCGIDELLARADRLMYQDKQNKKTEETDDCSSGKLF, from the coding sequence ATGCCGGCACTTCCCAAGCGCTTCACCACACGGCAAATCAAAACGCACGGCGCCTTCGCCCTGTCGACGGTGCTGGCGATTGTCCTGGCGACCCTGTTTCTCCGCCATACCCTGGTAAAACTCTCGCTCCAGGAAGCCCACACCCACCAGCAGCAACTGGCCCGCGCCATCGCCCATCAATTCGAAGGGGAGATCGGTCACTACCTGGCCAGCCTCGAGCTGGTCGCCCGCAGCGACACCTTCTCCCGCCTGGACCATGCCAAGCACATCGATCCGGCCATCCGCGGTGTCGATCCGGCGCTCGAGCCGGAAAAACATCGCCTGCTGGCGGGCCTGATCGAACCCGCAGGGCCTTTCTCCGCGGTATTCCTGATGCTGCCCAACGGCGACAACTACTTGTCCCACCCTTTTTCCACCCAGCGCAATCTCAACCAGTCCAATTTCGCCGACCGGCCCTATTTCCAGGCCGCCCGGGAGACCCGCAGCCGGGTCGTCACCGGCGGGTTCCTCGGCGCCAGCGGAAACCTGGCGGTGGTCATCGACCTGCCCCTGCTGGACGAGCAGGGCCAACTCCGGGCACACCTGGGAGGGGTTTTTCACCTGGGTCGGCTCTCGGCCATCCTCGACGAAAGCCGCCGCAACGAATTCGACACCGGCTTTCTCGTCGACCAGACGGGGCACCTGATCGCCCACAGCAATCCCGAGTATCTGGAAAACGGAAGGAGCCGCAACCTTGCCGATCACCCCATGCTCCGGCCGGGGGCGGATGAGAAGCAAGGGGGCGGGGCGCCGCGGACTCGTACCTTCACCGACCCCTTGAGCCAAAAGGAGTTGCTCGGCACCATAGTTCCCCTCGACTGGGGATGGCGCCTGGTGCTGGCCAAGGATCTCAGCGGCGTTTACGCCAGGAACCTACCGCCGATTCTGCGGATATCGACCCTGGTCGCCCTGCTGCTGCTGGGCATCAGCGGCCTGGGCCTGGCAACCACCTGGCGCATTGGCCGGCGCTGGGCCCTGGCCGACCGGGCCCTGGTCGAGAGCGAGGCGCGCCTGAAGCACATCTACGACCACTCCCCGGTCATGATGCACTCCATCGACCAGCAGGGGCAGATCTGCAACGTCAACCGCAAATGGCTGGAGGTCACCGGCTACCAACGGGAGGAGGTCATCGGCCGCAGGGCGGATTTCCTGATGAACGAGGAGTCGGCGCGCCGGGCCTTCGCATCGGTGATCCCCAGAATGTGGAAAGAGGGTTTCGTGCGGGATGTGCCTTACCGCTATATCCGCAAGGACGGCAGCGAGATCGACGTGCTGCTCAACTGCGACGCGACCATCGACCCTTCGGGAAAGCCCGTCAGCCTTTCGGTGGTCAGAGACGTCACCGAGCAGAAGGAAGCGGAGGAGGAACTCAGGCGGGCCAAGCAGGAGCTGGAGATCCAGGTGGAGCGGCGCACCGCCGAACTGCGCAAGACCAACGAGGGACTGCGCCAGGAGATCGGCGAGCGCCTGCGGGTGGAGGAGAAGCTGCGCGCCGCGGCCATTACCGATGAATTGACCGGGCTGTTGAATCGCCGGGGATTCTTCAAGATGGCCGATCACCAGCTCAAGGTCGCCCAGCGTGCCGGCCGGGAGCTGCTGCTTTGCTACTGCGACCTGGACGGCTTGAAGCTGATCAACGATCTGCTCGGCCACGCCACCGGCGACCAGGCCATCATCGATGCCGCCGAGGTCCTGCGGCGCACCTTTCGCCAGTCGGACATCATCGCCCGCCTGGGCGGGGACGAGTTCGTGGTGCTGGCCAACGAAACCGCCCGGGACAGCGAAGAGGCACTGGCCACCCGGCTGCACCACCACATCGATGCCCACAACCGCCAGCACAGCCGCCGCTTCAGGCTCTCCCTGAGTTTCGGCAGTCTGCTCTTCGATCCGGAAAATCCATGCGGCATCGACGAACTGCTGGCCCGCGCCGACCGCCTGATGTACCAGGACAAGCAGAACAAAAAAACTGAAGAGACCGACGACTGCAGTTCCGGCAAGCTCTTCTAA
- a CDS encoding DMT family transporter, whose protein sequence is MQTDPASSPSRSGGAGFVLVAAVLWGTTGTAQAFAPAGFDSTVIGALRLVIGGLALLLLALCRGGLGRLRDWPLLPTACAAGFTAAYQVCFFAAVAKTGVAVGTIVGIGSSPVAAGLLGLLFRGERPGRRWLLATALAILGCGLLMASGGSVSVDPLGIALAIGAGTSYAAYTLAIKGLLEGRSPDAVMAVVFCLGAVLLAPLMLGRDLAWLAQPRGVAVILHLGLVTAGLAYWLFARGLAKVSVATAVTLSLAEPLTAGLLGVVVLGERLTALSFSGIVLLFGGLVILTVGGRKVAASAKGVC, encoded by the coding sequence ATGCAGACCGATCCTGCTTCCTCCCCAAGTCGATCCGGCGGCGCCGGGTTTGTGCTGGTGGCCGCGGTGCTCTGGGGCACCACCGGCACCGCCCAGGCCTTCGCCCCGGCGGGGTTCGACTCGACGGTCATCGGCGCGCTGCGTCTGGTCATCGGCGGTCTTGCCCTGCTGCTTCTGGCGCTCTGTCGTGGGGGGCTCGGCCGGCTGCGCGACTGGCCTCTGCTGCCAACGGCCTGCGCGGCCGGTTTTACCGCCGCTTACCAGGTCTGTTTTTTTGCCGCCGTGGCCAAAACCGGGGTAGCCGTGGGGACGATCGTCGGCATCGGCAGCTCACCGGTGGCGGCCGGCCTGCTGGGCCTGCTGTTTCGCGGCGAGCGCCCGGGTCGGCGCTGGCTGCTGGCCACCGCGCTGGCGATTCTGGGCTGCGGCCTGCTGATGGCCAGCGGCGGCAGTGTCAGCGTCGATCCCCTCGGCATTGCCCTGGCCATTGGCGCAGGAACTTCTTACGCGGCCTATACCCTGGCGATCAAGGGGCTGTTGGAAGGCCGCTCGCCCGATGCGGTAATGGCAGTGGTTTTCTGCCTCGGCGCGGTCCTTCTGGCGCCGCTGATGCTGGGCCGGGATCTGGCCTGGCTGGCCCAACCCAGGGGGGTAGCCGTCATTCTGCACCTGGGGCTGGTGACCGCCGGACTGGCCTACTGGTTGTTCGCCCGGGGCCTGGCCAAGGTTTCCGTGGCCACCGCTGTCACCCTGTCCCTGGCGGAGCCGCTCACCGCGGGTCTGCTGGGTGTGGTGGTTCTCGGTGAACGGCTCACGGCTCTGTCTTTTTCGGGAATCGTTCTTTTGTTCGGCGGGCTGGTGATCCTGACCGTCGGGGGGAGAAAGGTGGCAGCATCGGCCAAGGGGGTCTGCTGA
- a CDS encoding proline dehydrogenase family protein: MSLFNLLVSKTIMHIPGPMVGYFARDYIAGEKLQDAVNVTREFNSQGIMSTIDVLGEFITTLDQARGFKEQCLEILHAIDREKLDANLSLKPTQMGLLLDKQQAFANIREIVALADRYQNFVRIDMEDISCTDDTIDFYRRLREEFPGRVGVVLQSYLRRTPADIESLSDQPMNFRLCKGIYNEPRSAAYKDPAVINRSFVHCLDKMFQNKAYVGIATHDEKLVFEALRLIENYGLKREDYEFQMLLGVDEELRRIIVDAGHRLRVYVPFGESWLPYSRRRLKENPMIAQHALRQMLGLKRY, encoded by the coding sequence ATGTCGCTCTTCAACCTGCTCGTCAGCAAGACCATCATGCACATCCCCGGCCCCATGGTGGGCTACTTCGCCCGGGACTACATCGCCGGGGAGAAGCTCCAGGACGCGGTCAACGTCACCCGGGAATTCAACAGCCAGGGGATCATGAGCACCATCGACGTGCTCGGCGAATTCATCACCACCCTCGACCAGGCCCGCGGCTTCAAGGAGCAGTGCCTGGAGATCCTGCACGCCATCGACCGCGAGAAACTCGACGCCAACCTCTCGCTCAAACCGACCCAGATGGGGCTGCTGCTCGACAAGCAGCAGGCCTTCGCCAACATCCGCGAGATCGTCGCCCTGGCCGACCGGTACCAGAACTTCGTGCGCATCGACATGGAGGACATCTCCTGCACCGACGACACCATCGATTTCTACCGCCGGCTGCGCGAAGAGTTCCCCGGGCGGGTCGGCGTGGTGCTGCAGTCCTACCTGCGGCGCACCCCCGCCGACATCGAGTCGCTTTCCGATCAGCCGATGAATTTCCGGCTCTGCAAGGGGATCTACAACGAGCCGCGCAGCGCGGCCTACAAGGACCCCGCGGTGATCAACCGCAGCTTCGTCCACTGCCTGGACAAGATGTTCCAGAACAAGGCCTACGTGGGCATCGCCACCCACGACGAGAAGCTGGTCTTCGAGGCGCTGCGCCTGATCGAGAACTACGGCCTCAAGCGCGAGGACTACGAATTCCAGATGCTGCTCGGGGTCGACGAGGAGCTGCGCAGGATCATCGTCGATGCCGGCCACCGCCTGCGGGTCTACGTCCCCTTCGGCGAATCCTGGCTCCCTTATTCCAGGCGCCGGCTCAAGGAAAACCCCATGATCGCCCAGCACGCCCTCAGGCAGATGCTGGGGTTGAAGCGCTACTGA
- the pruA gene encoding L-glutamate gamma-semialdehyde dehydrogenase codes for MNNAVIKVPFPQNEPQLSYAPGTPERARLKAALEEIAGKQLEIPLVIGGKEVRTGNLGKVVMPHDHQHVLAEYHIAGEAEIKQAIAAALEARKRWQQLRWEERAAIFLKAADLLAGKYRHLMNAASMQSTSKNAFQAEIDAACELIDFLRFNVYYASKIYEEQPLHHSRGVWNFVQHRPLEGFVFAVTPFNFTAIAGNLPTAPAIMGNVALWKPASSCVYTPWLFMQILREAGLPDGVINFIPGRGAQMGEIVLKDPNLAGIHFTGSTAVFQEMWKTVGENIARYKGYPRIVGETGGKDFVFAHESADVPRLVTALVRGAFEYQGQKCSAASRAYIPASLWGGVRKGLEEQLSRVKMGPPSDFTNLVNAVIDKGAFRDITGYIDYAKKSEDAEIIIGGGYDDSKGYFIEPTVILAKTPRFKTMVEEIFGPVLTIYVYDKESYEEALELCDQSSAYGLTGAIFAREREAVSLALAKLENAAGNFYINDKPTGAVVGQQPFGGSRASGTNDKAGSPLNLMRWVTPRTVKETFDAPVAFEYPFMNEK; via the coding sequence ATGAACAACGCCGTCATCAAGGTCCCCTTCCCCCAGAACGAGCCCCAGTTGAGCTACGCCCCCGGCACCCCGGAGCGGGCCAGGCTCAAGGCGGCCCTGGAGGAGATCGCCGGGAAGCAGCTCGAGATCCCCCTGGTCATCGGCGGCAAGGAGGTGCGTACCGGCAACCTCGGCAAGGTGGTGATGCCCCATGACCATCAGCATGTGCTCGCCGAGTATCACATCGCCGGCGAGGCCGAAATCAAGCAGGCCATCGCGGCCGCCCTCGAAGCCCGCAAGCGCTGGCAGCAGCTGCGCTGGGAGGAGCGCGCGGCGATCTTCCTCAAGGCCGCCGACCTGCTGGCCGGCAAGTACCGCCACCTGATGAACGCCGCCTCCATGCAGTCGACCAGCAAGAACGCCTTCCAGGCCGAAATCGACGCGGCCTGCGAACTCATCGACTTTCTGCGCTTCAACGTCTATTACGCCTCGAAGATTTACGAGGAGCAGCCCCTGCACCACTCCCGGGGCGTCTGGAACTTCGTCCAGCACCGGCCCCTGGAAGGGTTCGTCTTCGCGGTGACCCCTTTCAACTTCACCGCCATCGCCGGCAACCTGCCCACCGCTCCGGCTATCATGGGCAACGTGGCGTTGTGGAAGCCTGCTTCCTCCTGCGTCTACACCCCCTGGCTGTTCATGCAGATCCTCCGGGAGGCCGGACTGCCCGACGGCGTGATCAACTTCATCCCGGGGCGCGGCGCCCAGATGGGCGAGATCGTCCTCAAGGACCCCAACCTGGCGGGGATCCACTTTACCGGCAGCACCGCCGTTTTCCAGGAGATGTGGAAAACCGTCGGCGAGAACATCGCCCGCTACAAGGGCTACCCGCGCATCGTCGGCGAGACCGGCGGCAAGGACTTCGTCTTCGCCCACGAGTCGGCCGATGTCCCCCGGTTGGTGACCGCGCTGGTGCGCGGCGCCTTCGAGTACCAGGGGCAGAAGTGCTCGGCCGCTTCGCGCGCCTACATCCCCGCCTCGCTCTGGGGCGGGGTGCGCAAGGGGCTGGAAGAGCAGCTGTCCAGGGTCAAGATGGGGCCGCCCAGCGACTTCACCAACCTGGTCAACGCGGTCATCGACAAGGGGGCCTTCCGCGACATCACCGGCTACATCGACTACGCGAAGAAGTCCGAGGACGCCGAGATCATCATCGGCGGCGGCTACGACGACAGCAAGGGCTACTTCATCGAGCCCACCGTGATCCTGGCCAAAACCCCCCGCTTCAAGACCATGGTCGAGGAGATCTTCGGCCCGGTGCTCACCATCTACGTCTACGACAAGGAGAGCTACGAGGAGGCCCTCGAGCTCTGCGACCAGAGCTCGGCCTACGGGCTGACCGGGGCGATCTTCGCCCGCGAGCGCGAAGCGGTCAGCCTGGCCCTGGCCAAGCTGGAGAACGCCGCCGGCAACTTCTACATCAACGACAAGCCGACCGGCGCCGTGGTCGGCCAGCAGCCCTTCGGCGGCTCGCGCGCCTCGGGGACCAACGACAAGGCGGGCAGCCCCCTGAACCTGATGCGCTGGGTGACCCCGCGCACCGTCAAGGAGACCTTCGACGCGCCGGTCGCCTTCGAATACCCCTTCATGAACGAGAAATAA
- a CDS encoding sigma-54 interaction domain-containing protein: protein MPQNNIPNRMPPGLPAAAELMAAVVEAAGEGALVVDAEGRSLLATGLFAEVAGAGPEAAIDSLLPELWPDIRSAMAAGGRRLAPVEVGGASYLAWLSPIGSDSAPGAWLCLLLASHGMDQALGELDAIIDSSSDGLWICDAEGTVIRINPASERINKISADEVVGRRMDELISRGFVDRSAALEAIRERRVVSLLQHNHNNRKLISTGTPVFDEQGRLARVVVSERDITEMDRLQRQLEEQQALKDQIRHQMLEMQQLELEANPIIAKSPSIIKALRQALKVSSADSSVLLTGESGVGKGLIADLIHKNSRRAEKPLIKINCGAIPESLIESELFGYEKGAFTGAQAGGKPGHFELADGGILFLDEIAELPLSSQVKLLRFLEDGRITRLGATKSKKVDVRILAATHRNLEEMVEQGAFRFDLFYRLNVIPLHVPALRERRDCILPLARHYLELFGARAGIIKRLTRAASDALLSYHYPGNVRELMNLCERLVVMSETEIIDLPDLPGNIIKRAALEGPLPPDWPEQMSLNQIIESAERAVLVKAAGRARNQDEIAAALGVSQPTIARKLKKYGIS, encoded by the coding sequence ATGCCACAAAATAATATCCCGAACAGAATGCCGCCAGGGCTGCCGGCCGCCGCCGAGCTGATGGCCGCGGTGGTCGAGGCTGCCGGCGAAGGGGCGCTGGTCGTCGATGCCGAGGGCCGGAGCCTGCTCGCCACGGGCCTGTTTGCCGAGGTGGCCGGGGCGGGACCCGAGGCGGCAATCGACAGCCTGCTGCCCGAGCTGTGGCCCGACATCCGCAGCGCCATGGCGGCCGGCGGCCGGCGCCTGGCGCCGGTGGAGGTGGGCGGCGCCAGCTACCTGGCCTGGCTGAGCCCCATCGGTTCCGACTCGGCCCCCGGGGCCTGGTTGTGCCTGCTGCTCGCCAGCCACGGCATGGACCAGGCGCTTGGCGAACTGGACGCCATCATCGATTCGTCCTCCGACGGGCTGTGGATCTGCGATGCCGAGGGGACCGTGATCCGCATCAACCCGGCCAGCGAGCGGATCAACAAGATCAGCGCCGACGAGGTGGTGGGGCGCAGGATGGACGAGCTGATCAGCCGCGGCTTCGTCGACCGCTCCGCGGCGCTCGAGGCGATTCGCGAGCGCAGGGTGGTCAGCCTGCTGCAGCACAACCACAACAACCGCAAGCTGATCTCCACCGGGACGCCGGTGTTCGACGAGCAGGGGCGGCTGGCGCGGGTGGTGGTCAGCGAACGCGACATCACCGAGATGGACCGGCTGCAGCGCCAGCTCGAGGAGCAGCAGGCGCTCAAGGACCAGATCCGGCATCAGATGCTGGAGATGCAGCAACTGGAGCTGGAAGCGAACCCGATCATCGCCAAGAGCCCGAGCATCATCAAGGCGCTGCGCCAGGCCCTCAAGGTGAGCAGCGCCGACTCCTCGGTGCTGCTCACCGGGGAGTCGGGGGTCGGCAAGGGCCTGATCGCCGACCTGATCCACAAGAATTCCCGGCGCGCCGAAAAGCCGCTGATCAAGATCAACTGCGGTGCGATCCCCGAATCCCTCATCGAGTCGGAACTGTTCGGCTACGAAAAGGGGGCCTTTACCGGCGCCCAGGCCGGGGGCAAGCCCGGGCATTTCGAACTGGCCGACGGCGGCATCCTGTTCCTCGACGAGATCGCCGAGCTGCCGCTCTCCTCGCAGGTCAAGCTGCTGCGCTTTCTCGAGGACGGGCGCATCACCCGGCTAGGCGCTACCAAGAGCAAAAAGGTCGATGTGCGCATCCTCGCCGCCACCCACCGCAACCTCGAAGAGATGGTGGAGCAGGGGGCGTTTCGCTTCGACCTGTTCTACCGCCTCAACGTCATCCCCCTGCACGTTCCGGCACTTCGCGAGCGCCGCGACTGCATCCTGCCGCTGGCGCGCCACTACCTCGAGCTGTTCGGCGCCCGGGCCGGCATCATCAAGCGGCTTACCCGGGCCGCCTCCGATGCCCTGCTCAGCTATCATTACCCGGGCAACGTCCGCGAACTGATGAACCTCTGCGAACGCCTGGTGGTCATGTCCGAAACCGAGATCATCGACCTGCCCGATTTGCCGGGCAACATCATCAAGCGGGCCGCCCTGGAAGGCCCGCTGCCGCCGGACTGGCCCGAGCAGATGTCGCTGAACCAGATCATCGAGAGCGCCGAGCGCGCGGTGCTGGTCAAGGCGGCCGGCCGCGCCAGAAACCAGGACGAAATCGCCGCGGCCCTGGGCGTCAGCCAGCCCACCATCGCCCGTAAACTCAAGAAGTACGGCATCTCCTGA
- the proC gene encoding pyrroline-5-carboxylate reductase: MESVGKIGFIGGGNMAEAFIKGVIKAGLPISEIHVSEPNEQRRDHVVEAYGVRAEEDNASLVKACDTIFLAVKPQIAEEVLGEISGAFTKDKILISIAAGVSTASLEKFLNDSPRVVRAMPNTPALVGMGATALCRGRFATKDDLQVARKLFESVGIVQVVEESQMDAVTGLSGSGPGYVFTVIEALADGGVQEGLRKDVALALAVQTVLGSALLAKETREHPALLRDQVCSPGGTTIAAVRVLEERGLRATLMEAVSAASRRSRELGQK; this comes from the coding sequence ATGGAATCAGTGGGAAAAATCGGATTTATCGGTGGCGGCAACATGGCCGAGGCCTTCATCAAGGGGGTGATCAAGGCCGGGCTGCCCATTTCGGAAATTCACGTCTCGGAGCCCAACGAACAGCGCCGGGATCACGTGGTGGAAGCCTACGGGGTCAGGGCCGAGGAGGACAACGCCTCGCTGGTCAAGGCCTGCGACACCATCTTTCTGGCCGTCAAACCGCAGATCGCCGAGGAGGTGCTCGGCGAGATCAGCGGCGCGTTCACCAAGGATAAGATTCTCATCTCCATCGCCGCCGGGGTATCCACCGCCAGCCTGGAGAAGTTTTTGAACGATTCGCCCCGGGTGGTTCGCGCCATGCCCAACACCCCGGCCCTGGTCGGCATGGGAGCCACGGCCCTGTGCCGCGGCCGGTTCGCCACCAAGGACGATCTGCAGGTCGCGCGCAAGCTGTTCGAGTCGGTGGGGATCGTGCAGGTGGTGGAGGAGAGCCAGATGGATGCGGTGACCGGCCTCTCCGGGTCGGGGCCCGGCTACGTGTTCACGGTCATCGAGGCCCTCGCCGACGGCGGGGTGCAGGAGGGGCTGCGCAAGGATGTGGCCCTGGCTCTGGCGGTGCAGACCGTGCTCGGCTCGGCCCTGCTCGCCAAGGAGACCAGGGAGCACCCCGCGCTGCTGCGTGACCAGGTCTGCTCCCCCGGCGGGACGACCATCGCCGCGGTGCGGGTGCTCGAGGAGCGCGGCCTGCGCGCCACGCTGATGGAAGCGGTCTCGGCGGCCTCAAGGCGCTCACGGGAGCTTGGTCAGAAGTAG